Proteins encoded by one window of Micromonospora coxensis:
- a CDS encoding LamG domain-containing protein has product MTVSWRRHAFIWLTSISAVVSGTGFVAEVPAASAAPGPSEQAACVTEAPDEAAAARLAARCGRAVEVLSERTEYAQVTVGPDGVRKLVASVAPQRVRRANGTWAAIDPSLRPKDGRLVPAASLADVSFSTGGTGPLVTWREAGSSFTLEWPLGPLPAPRVDGATAVYPSVLKDVNLHVTATAEGYTHVVEVLTPEAAAQPAIRALRFRTGGDMKVTRDATGTVRLATAGGVPVANSAPARMWDSSTDPSRAGEVLASAEARGLAVPAGERATAEEAAVTSRSARVGVALSGAELTITPDAKLMADPGLTYPIFIDPEFEKQRSKWAYATSNGENNDTTVARVGRQPYPEGGNGERYHSFYDFPISGLKGKQILGSTVRITLDHSWSCTPTWVHAYRTSAITVASGGRMGWTTRPLPSNHLDAWEGSANEAGGCGSVQPDVDAEFASEAFRNDLQYAVNKAWPTYTVGLCACNDAGEGEDLESRWKKFYTDKAWIEVTYNSKPSVPTKLTTSDQACGATIGTASPVFEAFYGDADGTGDSLTGYFEYMFIGYSGVGTKTGQTKPGNSFGDSGIVSLGSLAEGRTYQWRVQTRDKAGSYSDWSGWCSFTVDLDKPLPPAVSSTDYPADGVAHGGPGIAGTFTFAPRSTDVAKHVYGWSGQAGPLTTIVAGSRNTVTLTPPRFGFNVLEVYSIDGANKQSDTTRYKFLVEAPSAPIAHWPLDRVDSHDLKEASGGPSLTVNGTEAWAENSRIYGDATPSFNLDTHLAANVPLDTAKSFGVAVWVNLGDATREDPEPVLSPGNWTAVSKFGTKVSGFYLGYRLSNGPRWSFMMPGADAASSVNTFVAVESPITLTTKDVGKWAHLAASYDAATREMVLYVNGKRVASGVRPAAGWNAGGPVVISGAQWSENPTDPTQIADHWLGHITDVRLWNRALTQDDLTGTDVNPEMGTEAVPGIIQPIQVANWDFSGGLDSACGSAASYDYWGRSLDLYGCTDPYSESQTVGYTGDGYDDSEALWFNTAQPDGWGGTSTRTGYAATTDPVVNTGQSLTVSAAVRVRELNGQEQVFVRQGAGNAQEGAVKLYMEQNGNLRFAVLTPDGAGGVSWAAAVSDSPVTAATVQAKEWVHLTGVFDVGTGEVRLYVDGRPQAARGVGAVGKASSHPLFVGSVSGVNSFLLGDIDQIKVYAGAMNDREAAALYRDSR; this is encoded by the coding sequence ATGACTGTGTCGTGGAGACGTCATGCCTTCATCTGGCTGACGTCGATCAGTGCTGTCGTCTCCGGCACCGGATTCGTGGCCGAGGTGCCCGCCGCCAGTGCCGCCCCAGGACCGTCCGAGCAGGCTGCCTGCGTCACCGAGGCGCCGGACGAGGCGGCGGCGGCCAGGCTTGCCGCGCGGTGCGGCCGTGCCGTCGAGGTGCTCAGCGAGCGCACCGAGTACGCGCAGGTCACCGTCGGCCCGGACGGTGTCCGGAAGTTGGTGGCCTCCGTCGCACCGCAGCGGGTACGCCGCGCCAACGGCACGTGGGCTGCCATCGATCCGAGCCTGCGGCCCAAGGACGGCAGGCTGGTCCCCGCCGCGTCCCTCGCCGACGTGTCGTTCTCCACGGGCGGCACCGGGCCACTGGTCACCTGGCGGGAAGCCGGCTCCAGCTTCACCCTCGAATGGCCGCTGGGTCCGCTGCCGGCGCCCCGGGTGGACGGCGCCACCGCGGTGTACCCGTCCGTCCTCAAGGACGTCAACCTGCACGTGACCGCGACTGCTGAGGGCTATACCCACGTGGTGGAGGTGCTCACCCCGGAGGCGGCGGCGCAGCCGGCGATCCGCGCGCTCCGCTTCCGCACCGGTGGGGACATGAAGGTCACCCGGGACGCGACCGGAACCGTGCGGCTCGCCACTGCCGGCGGCGTGCCGGTGGCCAACTCCGCGCCGGCCAGGATGTGGGACTCGTCCACGGACCCGTCCCGGGCCGGCGAGGTGCTGGCCTCGGCAGAGGCACGCGGCCTCGCCGTCCCGGCCGGCGAGCGGGCCACTGCCGAGGAGGCGGCGGTCACCTCCCGCAGCGCCCGCGTCGGTGTGGCGCTCTCCGGAGCGGAGCTCACCATCACGCCCGATGCGAAGTTGATGGCCGATCCCGGCCTCACATACCCGATCTTCATCGACCCGGAGTTCGAGAAGCAGCGGTCGAAGTGGGCGTACGCGACCAGCAACGGGGAGAACAACGACACCACTGTGGCCCGGGTCGGGCGGCAGCCGTACCCCGAGGGTGGGAACGGGGAGCGGTACCACTCCTTCTACGACTTCCCGATCAGTGGGCTCAAGGGCAAGCAGATCCTCGGCAGCACGGTGCGGATCACCCTCGACCACTCGTGGTCCTGCACGCCGACCTGGGTCCACGCGTACCGGACGAGCGCCATCACGGTGGCCAGTGGCGGCCGGATGGGCTGGACCACTCGCCCACTGCCGTCGAACCACCTGGACGCATGGGAGGGCAGCGCCAACGAGGCGGGCGGCTGCGGCAGTGTCCAACCCGACGTCGATGCCGAGTTCGCCAGCGAGGCGTTCCGCAACGACCTTCAGTACGCGGTCAACAAGGCGTGGCCCACCTACACCGTTGGCCTGTGTGCCTGCAACGACGCCGGGGAGGGGGAGGACCTCGAGAGCCGATGGAAGAAGTTCTACACCGACAAGGCGTGGATCGAGGTCACGTACAACTCGAAGCCGAGCGTGCCGACCAAACTCACCACGTCCGACCAGGCGTGCGGGGCGACGATCGGCACCGCGTCCCCGGTGTTCGAGGCCTTCTACGGGGACGCGGACGGCACCGGGGACAGCCTGACCGGCTACTTCGAGTACATGTTCATCGGTTACAGCGGCGTCGGTACCAAGACCGGGCAGACCAAGCCGGGCAACAGCTTCGGCGACTCCGGCATCGTCAGTCTGGGGAGCCTGGCCGAGGGCAGAACCTACCAGTGGCGGGTCCAGACCCGGGACAAGGCCGGCTCCTACTCCGACTGGTCCGGTTGGTGCAGCTTCACCGTCGACCTGGACAAGCCGCTGCCGCCGGCCGTCAGCTCCACCGACTACCCGGCCGACGGAGTCGCCCACGGCGGCCCAGGTATCGCGGGTACGTTCACCTTCGCCCCCAGGTCCACGGACGTGGCCAAGCACGTCTACGGATGGAGCGGTCAGGCCGGTCCCCTCACCACCATCGTCGCGGGTTCCCGGAATACGGTGACGTTGACGCCGCCGCGGTTCGGATTCAACGTGCTCGAGGTCTACAGCATCGACGGCGCCAACAAGCAGAGTGACACCACCCGCTACAAGTTCCTGGTCGAGGCGCCGTCTGCGCCGATCGCCCACTGGCCGCTCGACAGGGTCGACTCCCATGACCTCAAGGAGGCGTCCGGCGGGCCCAGCCTCACTGTGAACGGCACCGAGGCATGGGCCGAGAACAGCCGGATCTACGGTGACGCCACGCCCTCCTTCAACCTGGACACTCATCTGGCCGCGAACGTGCCGTTGGACACGGCGAAGTCTTTCGGTGTAGCGGTGTGGGTCAATCTCGGTGATGCCACCCGTGAAGACCCCGAGCCGGTTCTGTCGCCGGGAAACTGGACGGCCGTGAGCAAGTTCGGCACGAAGGTGAGTGGGTTCTATCTCGGCTACCGTCTGTCCAACGGGCCCCGATGGAGCTTCATGATGCCGGGGGCTGACGCCGCAAGCAGCGTCAATACTTTTGTCGCGGTGGAGTCACCGATCACCTTGACCACAAAGGACGTGGGCAAGTGGGCACATCTCGCCGCCTCCTATGATGCGGCGACCCGCGAAATGGTCCTCTACGTGAACGGGAAGCGCGTCGCCTCCGGCGTCCGTCCAGCCGCCGGTTGGAATGCCGGCGGTCCGGTGGTCATCAGTGGGGCACAGTGGTCGGAGAACCCGACGGATCCGACTCAGATCGCGGACCACTGGCTCGGTCATATCACCGACGTCCGACTCTGGAACCGGGCGCTCACCCAGGACGACCTGACCGGCACCGACGTGAACCCGGAAATGGGGACCGAGGCGGTTCCCGGCATCATCCAGCCGATCCAGGTGGCGAACTGGGACTTCAGCGGTGGGCTCGATTCCGCCTGCGGCTCGGCGGCGAGTTACGACTACTGGGGGCGCTCCCTCGACCTCTACGGCTGCACCGATCCCTACTCGGAGAGCCAGACCGTCGGGTACACCGGTGACGGCTACGACGACAGTGAGGCGCTGTGGTTCAACACTGCCCAGCCGGATGGCTGGGGCGGCACGTCGACCAGAACCGGGTACGCCGCCACCACCGATCCGGTGGTCAACACCGGGCAGTCGTTGACGGTCTCCGCCGCCGTCCGCGTCCGTGAACTCAACGGACAGGAGCAGGTCTTCGTCCGACAAGGCGCAGGCAACGCCCAGGAGGGGGCCGTCAAGCTGTACATGGAACAGAACGGCAACCTGAGGTTCGCGGTGCTCACCCCTGACGGTGCGGGTGGCGTGAGTTGGGCGGCGGCCGTGTCGGACAGCCCCGTGACCGCAGCTACCGTTCAGGCGAAGGAATGGGTCCACCTCACCGGTGTATTCGACGTCGGAACAGGCGAGGTGCGCCTGTACGTCGACGGTCGACCCCAAGCCGCTCGAGGCGTCGGCGCCGTCGGCAAGGCATCGTCTCACCCACTGTTCGTCGGAAGCGTCTCCGGCGTGAACAGCTTCCTCCTGGGCGACATCGACCAGATCAAGGTCTACGCCGGCGCGATGAACGATCGCGAAGCGGCGGCCCTCTACCGCGATTCTCGGTGA